A window of the Cicer arietinum cultivar CDC Frontier isolate Library 1 chromosome 6, Cicar.CDCFrontier_v2.0, whole genome shotgun sequence genome harbors these coding sequences:
- the LOC101505205 gene encoding probable aspartic proteinase GIP2, producing MSQIFNLAIDLAGENLWYDYDTHYNSASYIPIECSLKICLDVACIGCNGPFKPGCTNNTCPANTINTLANFIFGGRLGQNFIFIYGLLSSCIHTDGFPSFTENDSPLNRLQKITKGIIGLTISNLSLPTQLALKNKLPPNFSLCLPSLNKQGFTNLLVGSIGKVPFQELYKFVQTTPLIVNPISTGAIYVQGVPSIDCFINVKAIKQESQRS from the coding sequence ATGTCACAAATCTTCAATCTAGCCATTGATCTAGCTGGTGAAAATCTTTGGTATGATTATGACACTCACTATAATTCAGCATCCTACATTCCTATTGAATGTAGCTTAAAAATATGTCTTGATGTTGCATGTATTGGCTGCAATGGTCCTTTCAAACCAGGTTGCACAAACAACACATGTCCTGCTAACACAATCAACACATTAGCCAATTTCATTTTTGGTGGTAGACTTGgtcaaaatttcattttcatttatgGCTTGCTTAGTAGTTGCATTCACACTGATGGATTTCCATCGTTCACTGAAAATGATTCACCACTTAATAGATTACAAAAAATCACCAAAGGAATCATTGGTCTTACAATATCAAATCTTTCACTACCAACACAACTTGCATTGAAAAATAAACTTCCACCCAATTTTTCTCTTTGCTTACCTTCCTTAAATAAACAAGGATTCACTAACTTGCTTGTTGGATCAATTGGAAAAGTCCCTTTTCAAGAACTCTATAAATTTGTTCAAACAACACCATTAATTGTTAATCCTATTTCAACAGGTGCAATTTATGTTCAAGGTGTTCCTTCCATTGATTGTTTCATTAATGTGAAAGCAATTAAACAAGAGTCACAAAGATCCTAA
- the LOC140920808 gene encoding uncharacterized protein, whose translation MVDHFNILHLVLLNGSIARIMYDKTTTFHIRILGELGVKKSWANVFIIKPLPCVQHPIGAGEKCDIFLRKNDDEIVWYDMSTQTIEELGVKGSEYYCSIVVYKENLLPIVGL comes from the coding sequence ATGGTTgaccattttaatattttgcacTTGGTGTTATTAAATGGATCCATTGCTCGCATAATGTATGACAAAACAACTACTTTTCACATAAGAATATTAGGTGAACTTGGTGTGAAGAAATCGTGGGCTAATGTGTTCATTATCAAGCCCTTACCTTGTGTTCAACATCCTATTGGAGCAGGAGAGAAATGTGATATATTCTTGAGAAAAAATGACGATGAAATAGTGTGGTATGATATGAGTACTCAGACGATTGAGGAGTTGGGTGTTAAAGGAAGCGAATATTATTGTTCCATTGTAGTTTATAAGGAAAACCTCCTCCCAATTGTAGGTTTGTGA